A DNA window from Portunus trituberculatus isolate SZX2019 chromosome 47, ASM1759143v1, whole genome shotgun sequence contains the following coding sequences:
- the LOC123498163 gene encoding sialidase-like, protein MTGGMYSPNGSSRYEGRNGGRDSCGHLLQRRRSFVCAPNPPTQPQLTHSAPNPPTQPHSNLTQPHSTPTQPLLHAHSAPTPRPLSPHSTPNQPPTHSLSPHSTPTQLPLHAHLDPIPSQLISTQFPAHSAPTRPISPNPLTQPPLPHLFRLHSKPTQPPIPSPLTQPHSPIPLNPHSKANSAPTPCSLNLHSSPLIPHFPPTKVRPSVSILDSGGQCRPSRPHE, encoded by the exons ATGACGGGAG GAATGTATTCACCAAACGGGTCATCTCGCTATGAGGGAAGGAATGGCGGGAGAGACTCTTGTGGCCACCTGCTGCAGAGGCGACGATcgtttgtgtgtg CCCCCAACCCACCCACTCAGCCCCAACTCACCCACTCAGCCCCAAACCCACCTACTCAGCCCCACTCCAATCTCACTCAGCCCCACTCCACGCCCACTCAGCCCCTACTCCACGCCCACTCAGCCCCAACTCCACGCCCACTCAGCCCCCACTCCACGCCCAATCAGCCACCAACCCACTCACTCAGCCCCCACTCCACGCCCACTCAGCTCCCACTCCACGCCCACTTAGACCCCATTCCAAGCCAACTCATCTCAACCCAATTCCCAGCCCACTCAGCCCCAACTCGCCCAATCAGCCCCAACCCACTCACTCAGCCCCCACTCCCCCACCTATTTAGACTCCACTCCAAGCCAACTCAGCCCCCAATTCCTAGCCCACTCACTCAGCCCCACTCCCCGATCCCACTCAATCCCCACTCCAAAGCAAACTCAGCCCCCACTCCCTGCTCACTCAACCTCCACTCCAGCCCACTCATTCCCCACTTCCCGCCCACAAAAGTACGCCCTTCCGTGTCAATTCTAGATAGCGGGGGTCAGTGCCGCCCATCCCGCCCTCATGAGTAA